From a single Acidobacteriota bacterium genomic region:
- a CDS encoding DUF885 family protein, producing the protein MAVGALGQVSEAPSRLRQVIENYEQDRGAYARWHTAETSATRRERFRRLYSDRLAELGRLDFARLEHHEQVDLILFQNHLRRELAELDRNAALLEEMMMIVQFAPVISDLEDQRRRLETIDPEQTAAKLDALAANITETQRAFENGTYQKPKRTVAYRAVRTIASLRSTLRNWYNFHNAYDPKFTWWNKKPYEAVEAALQRYSEYVSGKLVGIAADDRTTIIGDPIGREALIRELQFELIPYTPEELVELAEKEFEWCVAELKKASREMGHGDDYMKAIEAVKQKYVEPGKQPALIRDFALEAIDYVKKNDLLTVPREAEETWRMEMMSPERQLVAPFFLGGETILVAYPTDSMTHEQKMMSLRGNNPHFARAVTHHELIPGHHMQQFMNRRYRPYRGTFRTPFWGEGWALYWEFLLWDRGFTKTPEDKIGALFWRSHRAARIIFSLNFHLGRWTPEQCVDLLVNRVGHERENALAEVRRSFSGDYGPLYQMAYMVGGLQFYQMHKDLVGSGKMTDRQFHDAILKEGSIPVEMVRATLTKQPLEREFVTKWRFYDLKE; encoded by the coding sequence ATGGCGGTTGGGGCCTTAGGGCAGGTTTCGGAGGCACCTTCGCGGCTGCGGCAGGTGATCGAGAATTACGAGCAGGACCGCGGGGCTTATGCGCGTTGGCATACGGCGGAGACCTCGGCGACGAGGCGGGAGCGGTTTCGGCGGCTTTATTCGGACCGGCTGGCCGAACTCGGGCGGCTTGATTTTGCCCGGCTTGAGCATCACGAGCAGGTCGATCTGATACTTTTCCAGAACCATCTGCGGCGGGAGTTAGCCGAACTTGACCGGAACGCGGCATTGCTCGAAGAGATGATGATGATCGTGCAGTTCGCACCGGTCATCAGCGACCTCGAGGATCAGCGGCGGCGGCTTGAAACCATCGACCCCGAGCAGACGGCTGCCAAGCTCGACGCCCTGGCGGCGAATATCACCGAGACGCAGCGGGCATTTGAGAACGGCACGTACCAGAAGCCGAAGCGGACGGTCGCGTATCGAGCCGTACGAACGATTGCCTCGCTCCGTTCGACGCTCCGCAATTGGTACAACTTTCACAATGCCTATGACCCCAAGTTCACTTGGTGGAATAAGAAGCCATACGAGGCTGTCGAGGCGGCACTTCAGCGATATTCGGAATACGTTTCCGGGAAACTGGTCGGCATCGCAGCCGACGACCGGACGACGATCATCGGCGACCCGATCGGACGCGAGGCTCTTATCCGCGAGCTGCAGTTCGAGTTGATCCCATATACGCCAGAGGAGCTCGTCGAACTTGCGGAGAAGGAGTTCGAGTGGTGCGTGGCGGAGCTCAAGAAGGCCTCTCGCGAGATGGGCCACGGCGACGATTACATGAAGGCCATCGAGGCCGTAAAGCAGAAATACGTCGAGCCCGGAAAGCAGCCGGCGTTGATCCGCGATTTTGCACTTGAGGCGATAGATTACGTCAAGAAGAACGACCTGCTGACCGTGCCGCGTGAGGCCGAGGAGACGTGGCGGATGGAGATGATGTCGCCCGAGCGGCAGCTCGTCGCCCCATTTTTTCTCGGCGGCGAGACGATCCTGGTCGCCTACCCGACCGACTCGATGACGCACGAGCAGAAGATGATGTCGCTCCGCGGAAATAACCCGCATTTTGCCCGGGCGGTGACGCATCACGAGCTGATCCCCGGCCACCATATGCAGCAGTTCATGAACCGGCGGTACAGGCCGTATCGGGGTACTTTCAGGACGCCGTTTTGGGGCGAAGGCTGGGCCCTTTACTGGGAATTCTTGCTTTGGGACCGCGGATTTACCAAAACGCCGGAGGACAAGATCGGGGCACTATTCTGGCGGTCGCACCGGGCGGCGAGGATAATCTTCTCGCTCAATTTTCATCTCGGCCGATGGACGCCGGAGCAATGCGTTGATCTGCTTGTTAACCGGGTCGGGCACGAGCGGGAGAATGCTCTGGCCGAGGTTCGGCGGTCTTTCTCGGGCGACTACGGCCCGCTTTATCAGATGGCGTATATGGTCGGCGGCCTGCAGTTTTATCAGATGCACAAGGATCTCGTCGGCTCGGGAAAGATGACCGACCGACAGTTTCACGATGCAATTCTGAAAGAGGGTTCGATACCGGTCGAGATGGTCCGGGCGACGCTGACAAAACAGCCGCTCGAGCGGGAATTTGTGACCAAGTGGAGATTTTATGATCTTAAGGAATAG
- a CDS encoding ComF family protein gives MSFAATIADSLLAVAFPRECRCCGNQVERRADGVACEACWSGYRFFTGRETACSKCGLFLGEPESMFETFCRKCDDHAYGIARSAGPYRGPAAAEVINLKTNPYLSSRMQNAACIAFADSFREGADLLVPVPLSRKRFVERGYNQAAFIADFLGRSSGIAVDEASLQRVVDTPHHRAGMDRKARDLSVRNAFKVVRPKLIVGKSIILIDDILTSGSTASYCAKALIKSGAARVDVFTLARAA, from the coding sequence ATGAGTTTTGCCGCCACGATCGCCGATTCGCTCCTCGCCGTCGCATTTCCGCGCGAGTGCCGTTGCTGCGGCAATCAGGTCGAGCGGCGGGCAGATGGCGTCGCCTGTGAAGCGTGCTGGAGCGGTTACCGTTTTTTCACCGGCCGCGAAACGGCGTGTTCGAAATGCGGCTTGTTCCTCGGCGAGCCCGAATCGATGTTCGAGACCTTTTGCCGAAAATGCGACGACCACGCGTACGGCATCGCCCGTTCGGCCGGCCCCTATCGCGGCCCGGCCGCCGCGGAAGTGATAAACCTCAAGACCAATCCCTACCTCTCTTCCCGGATGCAAAATGCGGCCTGCATCGCCTTTGCCGATAGCTTCCGCGAAGGCGCCGACCTTCTCGTTCCGGTCCCGCTTTCGCGAAAGCGTTTTGTTGAACGCGGTTATAATCAGGCCGCCTTCATTGCCGACTTCCTCGGCCGCTCAAGCGGCATCGCGGTTGATGAGGCAAGCCTTCAGCGGGTCGTCGATACGCCGCACCATCGAGCCGGAATGGACCGCAAGGCCCGCGACCTCTCGGTCCGCAACGCCTTCAAGGTCGTTCGGCCAAAGCTGATCGTGGGCAAGAGCATCATCCTGATCGACGACATCCTCACCTCGGGTTCGACCGCGTCTTATTGTGCAAAGGCCCTAATTAAAAGCGGCGCGGCCAGGGTCGATGTCTTCACCCTCGCACGCGCCGCGTAA
- the tsaD gene encoding tRNA (adenosine(37)-N6)-threonylcarbamoyltransferase complex transferase subunit TsaD codes for MLILGIESSCDETAAAVVRDGREMLSSVISSQIELHRPYGGVVPELASREHLAKIGPIVDAALEKARVSLEAIDAIAVTQGPGLVGALLVGVSYAKSLAYGLGIPIVGVNHIEGHVYSVAFENPEVEYPAMALIVSGGHTNLFFIPEEGKYKVVSRTRDDAAGEAFDKVAKMIGLGYPGGPVIEKLARGGDPKRFRFVKAKISDGTPDFSFSGLKTAVSRHLEETPLGKDQDKADLAASFQGAVVNALISTMEKQAAEYRPRTLIVAGGVACNLALREAAEKAAARLGIPVYFPSKHLSTDNAAMIAAAGYFHLRSGRKAGLEMTADVTLRLQNIGLPANGAKAGRKRFRT; via the coding sequence GTGCTGATACTTGGCATCGAAAGCTCTTGCGATGAGACGGCCGCCGCCGTGGTGCGCGATGGCCGCGAGATGCTGTCTTCGGTCATCTCGTCTCAGATCGAACTCCACCGGCCCTACGGCGGAGTTGTGCCGGAGCTCGCCTCGCGTGAACATCTTGCGAAGATCGGCCCGATCGTCGATGCCGCACTCGAGAAGGCCCGGGTTTCACTTGAGGCGATCGACGCGATCGCGGTGACGCAAGGACCGGGGCTCGTCGGGGCTTTGTTGGTCGGCGTTTCGTATGCAAAGTCGCTTGCCTACGGGCTCGGTATCCCGATCGTTGGCGTAAATCATATAGAGGGCCACGTTTATTCGGTCGCGTTCGAGAATCCGGAGGTCGAGTATCCGGCGATGGCACTGATCGTCTCGGGCGGCCACACAAATCTTTTTTTCATTCCGGAAGAGGGCAAGTACAAGGTCGTTTCGCGAACCCGCGATGACGCCGCCGGCGAAGCGTTTGACAAGGTCGCGAAGATGATCGGGCTCGGCTATCCGGGCGGGCCGGTGATCGAAAAGCTTGCACGGGGCGGTGATCCGAAGCGCTTCCGGTTCGTAAAAGCAAAGATCTCCGACGGGACGCCCGATTTCAGCTTTTCGGGCTTAAAGACCGCCGTCTCGAGGCACCTCGAGGAAACACCGCTCGGGAAGGATCAGGACAAGGCGGATCTTGCGGCGAGTTTTCAGGGTGCTGTCGTAAACGCGCTGATCTCGACGATGGAAAAGCAGGCCGCCGAATATCGGCCGCGGACGCTTATCGTTGCCGGCGGTGTTGCGTGCAATCTTGCCCTTCGCGAAGCGGCTGAAAAGGCAGCGGCGAGGCTGGGGATTCCGGTATATTTTCCATCGAAGCATCTTTCGACGGACAACGCGGCGATGATCGCGGCGGCCGGTTATTTCCACCTTAGGTCGGGCCGGAAGGCCGGGCTTGAAATGACCGCGGACGTTACCTTGCGGCTGCAAAACATTGGCCTGCCGGCAAACGGAGCCAAGGCCGGCCGAAAGCGATTTAGAACTTAA
- a CDS encoding YgiT-type zinc finger protein, whose protein sequence is MKTAKGETTCDNCGNTEARVIHVGRSYGSGAGLLVIEKIPVVSCPHCGACYLSAATLREIENIKRKRTDIATERPVPVAGFS, encoded by the coding sequence TTGAAGACTGCGAAAGGAGAAACAACTTGTGACAATTGCGGGAACACAGAAGCGAGGGTGATACACGTTGGGCGTAGCTATGGGTCCGGTGCGGGTCTTTTGGTTATCGAGAAGATCCCGGTAGTATCTTGTCCGCATTGCGGAGCGTGCTACCTGTCCGCCGCTACTCTTAGAGAGATCGAAAACATAAAACGGAAGCGAACCGATATCGCCACCGAACGACCCGTGCCTGTCGCTGGTTTTTCATAG
- a CDS encoding VWA domain-containing protein, which produces MFLRSLNLLVFPVAVVLAAGVSLQGQNRPPAEKDEERIVVRTDLIEVPVVVTDATGKLVSGLKAGDFKAFEDGAEQEIAEFRTTTEPFDVALLLDTSGSTRSELNLIRRAASRFIASLRGGDRVGLIAFRTDTIDGRSKASIDVLTSITGDRRELNQALDSVATSNGTPYYDALVTTAERMLKSSDGNRRRVLVVLGDGVDSTSESDFAEAEEGLLPLGVSVYFIRVDTRPFLEENLLGNCQFAMRFSVAQLRRYFSSLGSRAERTTDFCKLGDFERLAVSKRLYELADEEMASLAKATGGRVFPVADLAEAGAAFASIAEDIGTTYSLGYYSTNEKRDGKFRRIRVELKDKAGKFGVRAREGYTAPLN; this is translated from the coding sequence ATGTTTCTTCGCAGCCTCAATTTGCTGGTTTTTCCGGTCGCCGTTGTCTTGGCGGCAGGGGTATCTTTGCAAGGACAGAACAGGCCGCCGGCAGAGAAGGACGAAGAGCGGATCGTTGTCCGCACAGACCTGATCGAGGTTCCTGTGGTCGTGACCGACGCTACCGGAAAGCTTGTGAGTGGGCTTAAGGCCGGAGACTTTAAGGCATTTGAGGACGGTGCCGAGCAGGAGATCGCGGAGTTTCGGACCACGACCGAGCCGTTTGATGTTGCATTGTTGCTCGATACTTCCGGTTCGACGCGGTCGGAGCTCAATCTGATCCGGCGGGCGGCCTCGCGGTTCATCGCTTCGCTTCGGGGAGGCGACCGGGTTGGATTGATCGCCTTTCGAACAGACACGATCGACGGCCGCTCAAAGGCGAGTATCGACGTTTTGACGAGCATCACCGGCGATCGGCGAGAGCTTAATCAGGCCTTGGACAGCGTAGCGACGAGCAACGGAACTCCCTATTATGATGCGCTAGTGACGACTGCGGAGCGGATGTTGAAAAGCAGTGATGGGAATCGGCGGCGAGTGCTGGTCGTGCTCGGCGACGGGGTTGATTCAACGAGCGAAAGCGATTTTGCGGAGGCGGAAGAGGGACTGCTTCCGCTCGGCGTATCGGTCTATTTTATTCGTGTCGATACGCGGCCGTTCCTCGAGGAAAATCTTCTCGGCAACTGCCAGTTTGCGATGCGATTTTCGGTCGCTCAGCTTAGGCGATATTTTTCTTCGCTCGGGTCGCGAGCCGAGCGGACAACGGATTTCTGCAAGCTCGGTGATTTTGAGCGGTTGGCGGTTAGTAAGCGGCTATATGAGCTCGCGGACGAGGAGATGGCGTCGCTCGCGAAGGCTACGGGCGGGCGGGTTTTTCCGGTCGCGGATCTCGCGGAGGCAGGAGCGGCGTTTGCATCCATCGCCGAGGACATTGGAACGACGTATTCTCTCGGATATTACTCAACAAACGAGAAGCGGGACGGCAAATTTCGGCGGATACGGGTAGAATTGAAGGATAAGGCAGGGAAGTTTGGTGTGCGTGCCCGCGAGGGCTACACAGCCCCATTGAATTAA
- a CDS encoding PQQ-dependent sugar dehydrogenase, with protein MKSLRSLIALFSLFVVFAAGSLGQNNPPPFRYQIPWATGFSSPLLLTHAGDGTRRTFVIERGGIIKVAPKGSTTYSIFMNITTRVLSGGERGLLGLAFHPDFENNGYFFVNYTRQTDGATVVSRFKATNNNTLGDPNSERPMLTIPQPFSNHNGGMIAFREDAPGQYNLYIGMGDGGSANDPGNRSQNINELLGKYLRITPNVTDENPNPAYTVPPDNPYVGIPGADEIYAVGVRNPWRWSFDRGGSRALWAGDVGQNNIEEVSIIGLGGNYGWRVYEGNNCTGLDASLCVPANFDPPLFQYTHTGGRCSITGGYVYRGVQNALLKGEYIFADYCTGEIFFWTLSNQQIMVLDTSRNIASFGEDEDGELYVIGLGGTIDRILPNKTSADFDGDLRTDVGVFRPDSGLWYRLSSRTGNVSIDQFGQAEDIPVAKDYDGDLLSDLAVFRPIDGTWYVLRSTDNTFFGAQFGADGDTPLAGDFDADGLADFTVYRPSNNAWYTYRTSDQGVSITQFGVAGDVPVPGDYDGDNRYDIAVWRPSNGVWYRLNSTNGGFVALPFGQDGDVPARGDFDGDLRNDLAVFRPSNGVWYILRSSNGSVQILQWGVGGDKPVVGDYDGDFTDDIAVYRPSNGVWYIRRSTNSTLQAVTFGLENDIPVPSVDAP; from the coding sequence ATGAAATCACTTCGATCCTTGATCGCACTCTTTTCGTTGTTCGTCGTTTTTGCCGCAGGCTCGCTCGGCCAGAACAATCCGCCGCCGTTCCGCTATCAGATCCCGTGGGCGACCGGGTTCAGCTCGCCGCTGCTCTTGACCCATGCCGGCGACGGCACCCGCCGCACGTTTGTGATCGAGCGTGGAGGGATCATCAAGGTGGCTCCTAAGGGATCGACGACCTACTCCATTTTCATGAACATAACGACCCGAGTGCTCTCGGGCGGTGAACGCGGGCTTCTGGGCCTGGCGTTCCATCCGGATTTTGAGAACAACGGCTATTTCTTCGTCAACTACACGCGACAGACGGACGGTGCGACCGTTGTCTCGCGGTTCAAGGCGACAAACAACAACACACTCGGCGACCCGAACAGCGAGAGGCCGATGCTTACGATCCCGCAGCCGTTTTCGAACCATAACGGCGGGATGATCGCTTTCCGCGAGGACGCCCCGGGGCAATACAACCTCTATATCGGCATGGGCGACGGCGGCTCGGCAAACGACCCGGGCAACCGTTCGCAGAACATCAACGAGCTTCTTGGCAAGTATCTTCGCATCACGCCGAACGTCACGGACGAGAATCCGAATCCGGCTTACACGGTGCCGCCGGATAACCCGTACGTCGGAATTCCGGGGGCAGATGAGATATATGCGGTCGGCGTCCGGAACCCATGGCGTTGGTCTTTCGACCGCGGCGGCAGCAGAGCACTTTGGGCCGGTGACGTCGGGCAGAACAACATCGAAGAGGTCTCGATAATCGGGCTTGGGGGCAACTACGGCTGGAGGGTTTATGAAGGCAACAACTGCACCGGGCTCGATGCAAGCCTTTGCGTTCCGGCAAATTTCGATCCGCCGCTCTTCCAATACACGCACACGGGCGGGCGTTGCTCGATCACGGGCGGATACGTTTATCGCGGCGTGCAGAATGCTCTTTTGAAGGGCGAGTATATTTTTGCCGATTACTGCACGGGCGAGATCTTTTTCTGGACGCTCAGCAATCAGCAGATCATGGTGCTCGACACGAGCCGCAATATCGCCTCATTTGGCGAGGACGAGGACGGGGAACTCTACGTTATTGGGCTAGGTGGAACGATCGATCGGATCTTGCCGAACAAGACCTCGGCAGATTTTGATGGCGACCTTCGGACGGATGTCGGGGTCTTTCGTCCGGACTCGGGCCTTTGGTATCGGCTAAGCAGCCGCACCGGGAACGTCTCTATCGATCAATTTGGCCAGGCAGAGGACATTCCGGTCGCAAAGGATTACGACGGTGACCTTCTTTCGGACCTCGCGGTTTTTCGGCCGATCGATGGAACTTGGTACGTGCTCCGGAGCACGGATAACACCTTCTTTGGGGCACAGTTCGGTGCCGATGGCGACACACCGCTTGCAGGCGATTTTGATGCCGACGGGCTCGCGGATTTCACCGTTTACCGGCCTTCGAACAACGCTTGGTACACATATCGAACAAGCGACCAGGGCGTCTCAATCACGCAATTCGGGGTCGCGGGCGACGTGCCGGTCCCGGGAGATTACGACGGCGATAACCGCTACGACATCGCGGTTTGGCGGCCCTCGAATGGCGTTTGGTATCGGCTTAACAGCACGAACGGCGGGTTCGTTGCCTTGCCCTTCGGTCAAGACGGCGACGTTCCGGCGAGAGGCGATTTCGACGGCGACCTGCGGAACGACCTCGCGGTATTCCGTCCCTCGAACGGCGTTTGGTACATCCTCCGCAGTTCGAACGGCTCGGTGCAGATACTGCAATGGGGTGTTGGCGGCGACAAGCCGGTCGTAGGCGACTACGATGGAGACTTCACGGACGACATCGCGGTCTATCGTCCGTCGAACGGCGTTTGGTATATCAGGCGTTCGACGAACAGTACGTTGCAGGCGGTGACCTTCGGGCTCGAGAACGATATACCGGTACCGTCAGTCGACGCTCCATAG
- a CDS encoding DUF305 domain-containing protein produces MILRNRAFLAVVVASLLVFGCSTHSENDGHDHSGHDHGDQGHAANTDHAGMDHSTMASSPGAADAPRDLQFIDTMIVHHQGALDMAKLAEVRASRDELKKFGAAIIADQDREITQMKRWRGEWYKDAKPAINMDFPGMKDGMAQMDMKRLGELNGAEFDREFIRQMIVHHSGAVVMSRSLLDKAAEIKLKPELKKLAEAIVTAQNGEIEQMNKWLSEWK; encoded by the coding sequence ATGATCTTAAGGAATAGAGCATTTCTCGCCGTAGTTGTCGCGTCGTTGCTGGTATTCGGATGCTCGACGCATTCGGAGAACGACGGGCATGATCATTCAGGCCACGACCACGGAGACCAAGGTCACGCGGCAAACACCGACCATGCCGGTATGGACCATTCGACGATGGCAAGTTCGCCGGGAGCGGCCGATGCTCCGCGGGATCTTCAGTTCATCGACACGATGATCGTCCATCACCAAGGCGCTCTCGATATGGCAAAGCTCGCGGAGGTCCGTGCTTCGCGCGATGAACTCAAGAAATTCGGCGCCGCGATCATCGCCGATCAAGACCGCGAGATCACACAAATGAAGCGTTGGCGGGGCGAATGGTACAAAGATGCAAAGCCGGCGATCAATATGGATTTTCCCGGGATGAAGGACGGAATGGCCCAGATGGATATGAAGCGGCTTGGTGAGCTAAACGGGGCCGAATTTGACCGCGAGTTCATTCGCCAGATGATCGTCCATCATTCAGGAGCGGTAGTGATGTCGCGATCGCTGCTCGATAAGGCGGCCGAGATCAAGCTCAAGCCCGAGCTGAAAAAGCTTGCCGAAGCAATCGTCACGGCACAGAACGGTGAGATCGAACAGATGAACAAATGGCTTTCTGAATGGAAATGA
- a CDS encoding phosphopentomutase, producing MERFERICLIVLDSAGIGEMPDAAAWGDAGADTLGNIFKQRQVNVPNLQSLGLGNIRPLEGLPPVEKPIGSFGKCTLASNGKDTTTGHWEMAGIILEKAFPTFPEGFPPRVIDRFVEETGVPGVLGNVPASGTEIIKELGEVHVRTGKPIVYTSADSVFQIAAHEEVVPVERLYEMCETARRILDGEDRVGRVIARPFVGETADSFKRTENRHDYAVPPPEQNLLPLLKNAGLDVVCIGKIASIYDSMGVTEDLVAKNNDQTIDQTINAIDADTKGLIFSNLVDFDMLFGHRRDPEGYAAALEHFDARLPEILAAMGESDLLIITADHGNDPTFPGSDHTREYVPLLVYGKKAATGVDLGTRGSLADIGQTIAANFGIKIPAGESFLKEIG from the coding sequence ATGGAACGATTCGAACGTATTTGTTTGATTGTGCTTGATTCGGCCGGGATCGGCGAGATGCCGGATGCGGCCGCCTGGGGCGATGCGGGAGCGGACACGCTCGGGAATATCTTCAAACAACGGCAAGTGAACGTGCCGAATCTTCAGAGCCTCGGGCTTGGGAATATTCGTCCGCTCGAAGGGCTGCCGCCCGTCGAGAAGCCGATCGGTTCATTCGGCAAGTGCACGCTCGCTTCGAACGGTAAAGATACGACCACGGGCCACTGGGAGATGGCCGGGATCATTCTTGAAAAGGCGTTTCCAACTTTTCCGGAGGGCTTTCCGCCGCGGGTGATCGACCGGTTCGTGGAGGAGACGGGCGTGCCGGGCGTGCTCGGCAATGTGCCGGCGAGCGGAACGGAGATAATCAAAGAGCTGGGCGAAGTGCACGTCCGGACGGGCAAACCGATCGTTTACACCTCGGCAGATTCGGTCTTTCAGATCGCGGCGCATGAAGAGGTCGTTCCGGTCGAGCGGCTTTATGAGATGTGCGAGACGGCGAGGCGTATCCTTGACGGCGAGGACCGCGTCGGGCGAGTGATCGCGAGGCCATTTGTCGGCGAGACGGCTGATTCATTCAAGCGGACCGAGAACCGGCACGACTACGCCGTTCCGCCGCCCGAGCAGAACCTGCTTCCGCTGCTGAAAAATGCCGGTTTGGACGTTGTTTGCATCGGGAAGATAGCCTCGATCTATGACTCGATGGGCGTTACCGAAGACCTCGTCGCGAAGAACAACGACCAAACCATTGATCAGACGATAAACGCCATAGACGCTGATACAAAAGGGCTTATTTTTAGCAATCTGGTCGATTTCGATATGCTTTTCGGCCACCGGCGTGACCCTGAGGGATATGCGGCGGCGCTTGAGCACTTTGACGCGCGGCTTCCGGAGATCCTCGCCGCGATGGGCGAAAGCGATCTGCTCATTATCACCGCCGACCATGGCAACGACCCGACCTTTCCCGGCAGCGATCACACCCGCGAATACGTCCCGCTGCTGGTTTACGGCAAAAAGGCCGCCACGGGCGTCGACCTCGGCACCCGCGGTTCGCTCGCCGACATCGGCCAAACGATTGCCGCCAACTTCGGCATAAAAATACCCGCCGGCGAGAGTTTTTTGAAAGAGATCGGTTGA